In Sesamum indicum cultivar Zhongzhi No. 13 linkage group LG1, S_indicum_v1.0, whole genome shotgun sequence, the sequence ACAATCACCAAGTTCGGCTGATAATCTACAATTCTTGGATTCAGGGCCCGATAGCAAACCAGCATGCCCCTTGTGTAGAGGTGAAGTTACTGGATGGATAGTGGTCGATAAGGCTCGTGTACATTTGGATGTGAAGAATCGTTGCTGCGAAGAGGCAAAATGTTCATTTACCGGCACCTATTTGGAACTCCAAAAGCATGCACAAGTAGAGCATCCTCACGCTTGCCCTTCAAAAATTGATCCTGCACGCCAGCTTGATTGGGAGAATTTCCAGCAATCCTCTGAGATCATAGATGTCTTGAGCACCATCCACTCAGAAGTCCCACACGGGGTCGTTTTGGGTGATTATGTCATAGAATATGGGGATGATAACTCCGGAGATGATTTTGACGAGTTCCGTGGGGATGAGAGAAACTGGTGGACGTCTTGTATATTATATcagatatttgaaaattttaggacATCTAGAAATAGAAGAAGGTCAAGGGTCAGTGATTCCAGAAGAGGAAACCGCCGATTGACTTATGATACTTCGAACTCTGGTGAGGTTTCTGTATCATCTATAGAATATGCGTACTATAACGCGGATGACGTTGATGGCGAGTTTGCGGTGGCAAGGGAACTGTCAAGGGGAAGAGCTGGTCAACGCAGGTGAGTTAATGCGTGATGTCGAACTGTTATAATTCCCAGTGCTGCTTAGCTGATCATTATTGTAAATCTAggatttcttaatattttgaattttgcttTTGTACATACATTCAACTAGGATATTAAAACAGAAGAGATCATGAAGATAGTTGACATTTGTGGGGTAATGCAGTCTCTATAACATTAGATATATAACAGATAACATAATCTTGTAAGATTTTACTTACTTTCAACATTGGTGTTTATTGGCAGCAGATAAGTTGGTCTCTCATCTTGGTACATGTTGGGGTATATCTACTAAATACTCAATGATATGATTCTGGATGGGAAGTCTCCTTGACTTTTGGGTTAAATTGACTACTTTGGATTGACAAGGTGTATCTGACTTCAACATATTGGAGGTGGAAAACATTTACAGATTGTGGTGTTTTGTTTGGATTTCTCATGATATCAacgatttattaaaattaaagatgtgCAGAGATTTAATTCCAAGATAGTCAAGTAACAAATAAATGAAGTAATTCATGATAGATGAGAAATGATTCAAATGAATATAAAGGAAAATGAATAGTGACTGTTTTTACTTTCCTGGATAAGACAAGCATGTCTAACTTATGCGTATTtctataattcataattactCCCTGATATATTCTGCATGTCAACTTATTACATTGGCCCCGAAAGATTCCAAACATGAAAGAGAAGCTGTTAAAATTCTGGTGGGCTAGTACACATGCTAACACATGTCCCTTCCCTATGTTGGCCTGCCACTTCTCTGAATTTCATGAAGTGAAATTGATTGGTTGGTCTTCACTGTCTTTGGTGGAGCTTTATTTGCTGTCAGACGAGAACCTTGATGGACCTTCTTGGACTGAACATGtttagaataagaaaaaaaagagtgtGCCTTTGGAGAAAACTTCCGTCCTGGATGGTAATTCTAATGATTAGGATAGTTCATTTGCTACCTAAGTTGCCAAATGAGCAAGAATCTTGGAAAAACCAAAGCAATTTTCTTCCTCTCATTTCTACTTCTTTTCCCACCAAAACTTTAGAGTTGCAATATATTTATCCGAGTAATCTTGGCAGCATTTTGTTAACTCTTGTAGGCATGAGGTTGACCCAGTGTAAACGTCATGACCCTAACTGTTCAATTGTTTGAGTTGACTATGTAAGTTTgcccttttatttctttttcttttttgctaaCATCCATTGTTTCTTTCATTCACAGCTCTCGCAGGCGGCGCTCCCGCTTCTATGACAACTAGGTAAAAACCGTATAGGATTCCATGTGTTCTACTCTTGCAGGTTTCATTTTACCATGAGATGAATCTGGATCGTACTAATAGGtgcaaaatatcaaatgagaTTTACACAACAGTCTTTCATTTGTGAACTTGGGATAACCTCTTATGTTTATTTTGCAACAGAATAGAGTTTGCTGTAGCTGTTGTATGGAAGGAAAGCTCACAGATCTCGGTCACCGGGAAGTGGATGCATGCACCAGGTGCATGTTGGCACCGTTAATGACCTGTAGAAATCTTGGATGACATAATCCATTAGTTTGTCATTTCTTTGCAGTcggtttcttctttttgtaagTTACGTTTTGTTTTCTGAGGCTGGTACAGTCTTCATATGGTCGCTGCTTACAGTTTTGTGGTTATTTGTTTTGCTTCATGCCGTATTCTCTCCAAGATACTTCTTTTTGCTTCTTAGATGACCAGGTTGAATTCAACTGTTGCAAGGACTTAGCGTCGTGATTTGAATAGATTGCACATAGAACATTGTATCATATacaatttcatttgttttggCATCACTTGATCTTTCCAGTCTCCTCGGAAATTCTCCATCAGATATTATTCTAATTGTAGGTTCAGTTGGCATTCATACGTTGTTCATGGTGTGAGTTGTGTGATTCCTTGCGCTAGCTGCGTTTCTTTAGCAGTTTGGACAGCTTATGAGCTTATGTATTtggtaagaaaaaattatcagaaatTAAGGATCAAACTGTTGAGGTTCACAACAATGCTcccaattattaataaattatgatgttgttttcaatttttctttattcgcAAGTTGGTCTAAAGTGGCTTTGTTTTCTATCTCATTTTTCTACCATCTGAAAGACAGCTAAAAACATGTTAAATGTTTGTCTACACACAATTGAGtgtattttaagttatttcatttattttacattaatgGAAAACAACACGTCtgtctttttctctctatttaccaaaaataaagagaagtaTAAATTTCCTAgagttctatattttttaattgtttatccttaaaatatgtgtgtgtgtgtatatatattaagaataacaatgttgaaaattttgacattGAATAATGTTCCTTTTGCCCGTGTTTATGCTTAAAAGGAGCATTTTTATTCAGtccatcaaaatatttgagaaaatatataaaattataatccagAGTTTAAAAACACTTTGGGcaatttaatacaaaatctCGATATAACCTCAATCAAGATTAGGCTTCTGTAGACACCAAAGTAGTTGATGACACAATAGGTCTTCTAACACGGGAGTTGACAACATAAGTCTCTTGTCGGACAgacattaattttgaaaatatcgataattttttagatgatgGGATACTTGTTATTATACCTAAACTTCAAGAGAATTCGATAcaatttacctaaaaaaaacACCTTAAAAGTAGAATCAAACAAGGCAAAAGCTCAACTtgtctttatttatattacactaatataattatataaatacaaaatcaaatatattaaaaaccaAAACATGCAAAGACACTCTCTCTATCCttcaaagataaaattaaataaaacaaaaccaCCATAAAAGTATAGCCAAACAAAGCCTAGTATTTATGTTACAAATTTATACACAATTTAAACTTGTTCAACCATCAAACTGAAACCATTACTCAAGAATAAAACCTACCAACTATTCTTAATGTAATAACCATATACCTCAGCAAAACAATTGTAATATGATTACTGCAATTACAAAGGAAGATCATCATACACTACAACCAAAGATCTTTAATAAGACTATAAAACCATAACAAGGTTTTTTAATGTCAGAAACCACATCATGTCCCAATTCTTACACCAAACATTTATTAGATTCTTTCCAGACACAATGTCCAAACATAAGACAAAGAAGATATTATTGAAGAGTTGCTTTTGCATAAAGGCAGCCAGGAACACATCGTACAGTTCTCACCAGCATGCCTAAGAGCTTCAATGTGCTGACGACCGTCACTGAAATATTTACAAACtgacaattttataaagaagaagaaagaagtttcaagaaatacaattttgtaCACAGGAAATTTTTTCACGATGACGATGCAGCAGCCTTGCAGATGGGGCACCAATTCTTGAGCCGTAACCACTGGTTTATGCATGTGAGGTGATACCCATGCTGGCATCCGACCAACTTGCCAATCTCATCCCCCAGTTCATACTCCTCCTGCAACAAAAACAACCACCCTTTTCAGTCGTTCTGTAGTATTAAGTATAGTATAATCATACGTAAGAGAAGAACATGTTCAAAGTCTCTTGCTTGGTTTCTTAACAAGCTAAAAGATCAAGCTCAATATCAATTTCAAGCTTAAATAGTTGACATAGGAACTGCTCCATAATTTCGACAAAGAATTCAAAGGGCTTCTCTCccgtttctttttcttgcagAGAGGAGCAGATTCTTTCCttctttatatttagtatacatgatattattttcctaagctatttcttatttttgttttttttctcttctaatacaattattattcttcgtcttcttttattttttacagggTAAATGGTTCGAGGGGAGGCACTATTAACTAATGAGCCAGAAAgttatttgcatttttcatgaaaagaaGGTGACCTGACAAATACTGCATTTGATGTCATCTCCATCTTTACCCAATCCCGCGACTCTTACTTCTGATGGGGTCGTCTGATACATGCTTCTCCTAACACATTTAGAAAGTGCCTCTTCCGAGAGTGCTGTGCTCACTGTACCCATCCTCTCCTCCAGCGCTAATAATTCCTGCCAAATGCGAGGCATATTGAATGTCAGAAAAAATAGAAGCAGATACTGTGGAAACACAACAAGATAATCTCACTGAAACCAAGAACTGTGCGCTGTCTTCTTCGAGAGAGATCTCAAGTAACACAGGAATTAGAGGATTTGGATCAAAGTTAATTGAGTAATGCTGGAAACAGAGTGTAATATGAGGTTACATCCACCAAACATTGACAAGAAGCAAATTAAAGCAAAACTGACCTCATACGACATGTTATCAATATCCAGTCTCATGTCTCGGTGTTGGTCATGCAGGTTGAGGCCACCAAGAAATAAGCTCGTCTCCAAGGCAAGAAATTGCTGCATGTAGAGAAATTTcataagggttaattacaacATTTCCAGTTTGAAAGATATTACGGAATAAACAAAATCGAGTATACCTCATGTGTGAGCTCTTCATCCTGCTCAATCCTCTCAAGTGCTAATAATACCTGTGCAATGTAAGAGTACCATCAGTGTCTTGAATTTGGAAACCATCTCAACATAGTTGCATCACCATGCAGTtacatagaaaataaattaatgaattcaaTGCATAGCGCTAACAGGAACTATACCTCAGCAATTCCATCCATGTTATATCGTGGCAATGAATCACGGTTCATTAAATGGGAA encodes:
- the LOC105160838 gene encoding uncharacterized protein LOC105160838, with the translated sequence MVEEGPRRNTTLMEEIQLCTNWDDVTCPICLDYPHNSVLLQCSSYDKGCRPFVCDTDHLHSNCLDRFKEANGMLSGSQSPSSADNLQFLDSGPDSKPACPLCRGEVTGWIVVDKARVHLDVKNRCCEEAKCSFTGTYLELQKHAQVEHPHACPSKIDPARQLDWENFQQSSEIIDVLSTIHSEVPHGVVLGDYVIEYGDDNSGDDFDEFRGDERNWWTSCILYQIFENFRTSRNRRRSRVSDSRRGNRRLTYDTSNSGEVSVSSIEYAYYNADDVDGEFAVARELSRGRAGQRSSRRRRSRFYDN